The Oncorhynchus tshawytscha isolate Ot180627B linkage group LG12, Otsh_v2.0, whole genome shotgun sequence genome includes a window with the following:
- the LOC121838845 gene encoding uncharacterized protein LOC121838845 encodes MEERIIFAVSSKRCLFDTTADSYSDINTKSAALRQVSTIVGLPEEDCRRKWRGLRDRYQRERRAEKEKKRSGSAASGQQPWHFCHILSFLDPFIVPRATSGNFTARPSTMSYTSVVASAASRPSTSPTNATITSTGGVRPSTTSSTSMTTTGAAMEDDEMEEAPLDLGPPEIIMNLTEVTTEDLVEQDVAVERNRERNEEEQRHTRRHRRYQIHSTHFSRGSSKPSRGMQPNLMLTVRRMKRPSLPRAWYQH; translated from the exons ATGGAGGAGAGAATCATTTTCGCAGTATCCTCAAAACGGTGTCTTTTTGACACAACTGCTGACAGCTACAGTGACATAAACACAAAAAGTGCTGCTTTGAGACAAGTGTCCACGATAGTAGGATTGCCAG AAGAAGACTgtaggaggaagtggagaggacTCAGGGAcaggtatcagagagagagaagggcagagaaagagaagaagaggtctGGGTCAGCAGCTTCAGGCCAGCAGCCTTGGCACTTCTGCCACATTCTTTCTTTTCTGGATCCATTTATTGTGCCTCGGGCAACGAGTGGCAATTTTACAGCCAGACCCTCTACTATGTCATACACAAGTGTTGTTGCCTCCGCTGCATCAAGACCCTCAACGTCACCTACAAATGCGACCATCACCTCCACCGGAGGAGTGAGACCCTCTACAACATCATCCACGAGTATGACCACCACCGGTGCAGCCATGGAAGATGATGAAATGGAGGAAGCACCTCTGGATCTCGGACCACCTGAGATTATTATGAACCTCACGGAAGTGACCACTGAGGACCTCGTTGAACAGGATGTGGccgtggagagaaacagagagagaaacgaaGAGGAACAACGTCACACCAGGCGTCATCGGAGGTACCAGATCCACTCAACTCATTTCAGCAGAGGCTCCTCCAAGCCGTCGAGAGGGATGCAGCCCAACCTGATGCTCACAGTTAGGAGGATGAAGAGACCCTCTTTGCCACGAGCCTGGTACCAACACTGA